A part of Vigna radiata var. radiata cultivar VC1973A chromosome 11, Vradiata_ver6, whole genome shotgun sequence genomic DNA contains:
- the LOC106777436 gene encoding transcription factor MYB39 isoform X2, producing MMRTPSSDESGLKKGPWSPEEDKILVDYIQKHGHGSWRALPKLAGLNRCGKSCRLRWTNYLRPDIKRGKFSDEEEQLIINLHAVLGNKWAAIASHLPGRTDNEIKNLWNTHLRKKLLQMGLDPVTHRPRTDHLNLLTNLQQILEAAKIVSSFTNPCEINNALRLHSDVTQLAKFQLLQNMFATPSPSSLTDGFLHDVLGFNQCNNLQNLHDGNSVSQILPNFQNFEAIQQPSPSNSLPNLVSASPERSPVKAENVNANSKECSNPSSTTFELTWGDFMEEDATDNYWKGFIDQHSNQTWSTVQ from the exons ATGATGAGAACACCAAGCAGTGATGAAAGTGGGTTGAAGAAGGGGCCATGGAGCCCAGAAGAGGATAAAATACTAGTGGATTACATTCAGAAGCATGGCCATGGAAGTTGGAGAGCCCTTCCAAAGCTTGCAGGATTGAACAGATGTGGAAAAAGTTGCAGACTAAGATGGACTAATTACCTCAGACCTGATATCAAAAGAGGCAAATTCTCTGATGAAGAAGAGCAACTCATCATCAATTTACATGCAGTTCTTGGGAATAA GTGGGCAGCTATAGCATCTCATCTGCCAGGAAGAACtgataatgaaattaagaatctgTGGAACACACATTTAAGGAAAAAGCTTTTGCAAATGGGGTTAGACCCAGTGACTCACCGTCCAAGAACTGATCACCTAAACCTTCTTACCAATCTACAGCAGATTTTGGAAGCTGCAAAAATCGTCAGCAGTTTCACAAACCCTTGTGAAATAAACAATGCTCTAAGGCTACACTCAGATGTCACGCAACTAGCCAAATTCCAGTTACTGCAAAACATGTTTGCCACTCCTTCTCCTTCCTCACTGACAGATGGTTTTCTGCATGATGTTTTGGGGTTTAATCAGTGTAATAATCTCCAAAACCTTCATGATGGTAATTCAGTTTCTCAAATCCTTCCCAATTTCCAAAACTTTGAGGCCATTCAGCAGCCTTCACCATCAAATTCCCTTCCAAATCTGGTTTCTGCCTCCCCTGAACGTTCTCCAGTAAAAGCAGAAAATGTTAATGCAAACTCAAAGGAGTGTTCTAATCCTTCTTCCACCACCTTTGAGTTAACGTGGGGAGATTTCATGGAGGAAGATGCAACTGATAATTATTGGAAAGGTTTCATAGA CCAACATTCTAACCAGACATGGTCAACAGTCCAATGA
- the LOC106777436 gene encoding transcription factor MYB74 isoform X1, whose translation MSKSKCNLWSECVQIPFRVVIYMTLCTMPPQHDAYIVTLYISNTCVVNVSVIILFKNTSKVIGFFLFFGLFNEIAYPYTVLLFHHELVLLHAVVMMRTPSSDESGLKKGPWSPEEDKILVDYIQKHGHGSWRALPKLAGLNRCGKSCRLRWTNYLRPDIKRGKFSDEEEQLIINLHAVLGNKWAAIASHLPGRTDNEIKNLWNTHLRKKLLQMGLDPVTHRPRTDHLNLLTNLQQILEAAKIVSSFTNPCEINNALRLHSDVTQLAKFQLLQNMFATPSPSSLTDGFLHDVLGFNQCNNLQNLHDGNSVSQILPNFQNFEAIQQPSPSNSLPNLVSASPERSPVKAENVNANSKECSNPSSTTFELTWGDFMEEDATDNYWKGFIDQHSNQTWSTVQ comes from the exons ATGAGTAAAAGTAAATGCAATTTGTGGAGTGAGTGTGTGCAGATTCCTTTCAGGGTCGTTATCTATATGACTTTGTGTACGATGCCACCACAACATGATGCATACATCGTCACcttatatatatcaaacactTGTGTGGTAAATGTTAGTGTTATCATCCTCTTCAAGAACACTTCAAAGGTAATtggtttctttctcttttttggtCTCTTCAATGAAATTGCATATCCTTATACTGTATTGTTATTTCATCATGAATTAGTATTATTGCATGCAGTGGTGATGATGAGAACACCAAGCAGTGATGAAAGTGGGTTGAAGAAGGGGCCATGGAGCCCAGAAGAGGATAAAATACTAGTGGATTACATTCAGAAGCATGGCCATGGAAGTTGGAGAGCCCTTCCAAAGCTTGCAGGATTGAACAGATGTGGAAAAAGTTGCAGACTAAGATGGACTAATTACCTCAGACCTGATATCAAAAGAGGCAAATTCTCTGATGAAGAAGAGCAACTCATCATCAATTTACATGCAGTTCTTGGGAATAA GTGGGCAGCTATAGCATCTCATCTGCCAGGAAGAACtgataatgaaattaagaatctgTGGAACACACATTTAAGGAAAAAGCTTTTGCAAATGGGGTTAGACCCAGTGACTCACCGTCCAAGAACTGATCACCTAAACCTTCTTACCAATCTACAGCAGATTTTGGAAGCTGCAAAAATCGTCAGCAGTTTCACAAACCCTTGTGAAATAAACAATGCTCTAAGGCTACACTCAGATGTCACGCAACTAGCCAAATTCCAGTTACTGCAAAACATGTTTGCCACTCCTTCTCCTTCCTCACTGACAGATGGTTTTCTGCATGATGTTTTGGGGTTTAATCAGTGTAATAATCTCCAAAACCTTCATGATGGTAATTCAGTTTCTCAAATCCTTCCCAATTTCCAAAACTTTGAGGCCATTCAGCAGCCTTCACCATCAAATTCCCTTCCAAATCTGGTTTCTGCCTCCCCTGAACGTTCTCCAGTAAAAGCAGAAAATGTTAATGCAAACTCAAAGGAGTGTTCTAATCCTTCTTCCACCACCTTTGAGTTAACGTGGGGAGATTTCATGGAGGAAGATGCAACTGATAATTATTGGAAAGGTTTCATAGA CCAACATTCTAACCAGACATGGTCAACAGTCCAATGA